ATGCTCCGCAAGATGGCAACACGGAGATCCAAGCCGATGATGGGCCATCATGTCAAAGTGATTGTCATATCAGAAGAGCTTGCGAAGCGTATAGAAATTGACAAGCTGTTGAAGTTCGTACTTAGAGATAACGATATTAGACCGAGCTGCCTTGTATTTATAAGTAATAGCAAAGCGAGCGAGGTGCTCGTTAGTAACAACTCTGGTGAAGTTCCGTCCTTGGAGCTTGCGGGCCTGGCCGAGAATGGGAGCAAAGCCAACAATGTACTGCCTCCTAAAAGTCTGACCAAGCTGGACGGAATTATTAATTCCGGGCAGAGCTTCATCCTGCAAAATCTCTCCAGCTCTAGCGATGAGGTAGCTGTTGCCGGGGCATCCGTCATTAAGGGGAAGAACAGAAAATGGATCGGTTCCTTATCCATTCGGGAGGTTCTTGCGCTATCCTGGATTCGAGGGTCGGTCAAAGGCGGGGTGATTAAAACCTATGACAAGCAAGGGAATGTGCTGACCTACGAAATCATCTCCGCCAAGTCCAAGGTTAAAGCCAAGACCAGCGGAAAAGATATTTCTTTCCAAGTAAGTATCCGGTCGAAAGGAAGACTTATTGAGAACTGGGATACGAAGGAGCCAGCCGATAAGGAAGAATTCATAAAAGAAGCGGAAGGTTATTTCAAGCAGGAACTGATGAATATGATGACGGATACGCTCCATACAATGCAAGATGTACACCAGGTCGATGTCGGAGGGTTCAGGAATCATCTTCGTATTCAGCATCCCAAAGTATGGCGGAAGGTTGAACAGGATTGGGATAGCGTATTTAGCAGATCGGATGTGAAATTTGACGTGGATTTGATCATTGAAGATACAGGCTCTTCCGTCAAATAAAATTCTTGATATGATGTGGACTTCTTTTATCAAAAAAAATAACTATTGACTAAAATTTAGATTTGTGAATATAATATGATCAAGATTTTGAAAAGATTGGCTATGAAGAGGATCAGGTCATGCGGGCGCTTATGTCCAGAGAGCGGTGTATCTGCTGAAATCACCGTCTTAATCCCGAGTACCGACTCACCTCTGAGCTGTTGTCCTGAATCGCTGTTCAGCGTTAGGGAGAGCCGGTTTGCACCCGTTAACGTGCGCAGATCGCGAAGATTTTCGCTCTGCCTGAGGCTGTACGTTTTTAGATGTACAGTGAAGCTGGGTGGTACCACGGAAGTTAACCCCTTTCGTCCCATGGCGCATTTTATGCGCGGGATGAGAGGGGTTTTTTGATTTATTTTTGATTGTTCTGGTGTAAGAATGCCTAAGTATGTGTTTAAACAACCTCTAATCGAATATGGAATGGCTAAGATAAGGACCAGATACGACGGATTATGTCCAGAGAACGGCGAACATGCTGAAATCGCCGCCTTAATCAGCGTATCAACTCGCCTAGGAGCTGCATCTCTGAACGCTGCTGCACTCAGCAGAAGTAAGTCATTAAGAGATGCCGGGTTTTGCCCGTTATTGCATGTTGGATCTGACCATAAAGTGGTTATGATTCAGTTGAGGCCGTAATTACAAATTGGGCTGTTTCAGGGGACCCCTGGAACTTGCTCCGAAGTAGACGGCAAAACAAGGGTGGTACCGCGGAAGTGAACCTCTTTCGCCCCTGCACAGGTTATTAGACCTGTAGCAGAGGCGTGAGAGGTTTTTTAAATATCATTTTGAAGGGATGGAATGAAAGATGAGAAAAATTTATGTGTTTGATACGACACTGCGTGACGGGGAACAATCGCCGGGAGTGAGCCTGACGACGGAGGAAAAGGTAGAGATTGCGATTCAGCTTCAGAAGCTGGGGATCGACCGGATTGAAGCAGGATTCGCGGCAGCCTCGCCGGGAGAGATCGAGAGCATTCGTGCGGTATCGAGACAAGTCAAGAATGCAACGCTGCTGAGTCTGGCCCGTTGTCACGTGAAGGATATTGATGCAGTTGTAGAAGCACTGCGTGATGCCGAGGATCCTTGCCTTCATCTCGTGTTGGCCACATCGCCAATCCACCGGGAGCACAAGCTTCATATGGATAAGGCGAAAATTCTGGAGACAGCTGCATCAGCCATTCGCTATGGCCGGAAGTTCTTTAGCAAGGTTGAATTCTCCGCAGAGGATGCCAGCCGGACGGAGATCGACTTCCTGTGCGAAGTGACCAAGATGGCAATTGATGCCGGAGCCTGCGTTGTTAATCTGCCGGATACAGTGGGCTTCGCTACTCCTGAGCAATTCGGCAATATGTTCAAGATGATCAAATCCAGTGTACCGGGTATTGAGAAGATTCAGCTAAGCACGCACTGCCATGATGATCTGGGGATGGCAACGGCCAACACACTGGCAGCGATCGCGAATGGTGTTGATCAGTTCGAGGGTACCATTAACGGTATTGGCGAGAGAGCGGGTAATACATGCCTGGAGGAAGTCGCCCTGGCACTGGAAACCAGAAGTGATTATTACGGAGCAAAAACATCCCTGAACTTGAGCGAGATCTACCGTACCAGCCGTATGGTTAGCAAATTGACTGGGATGAGTGTGCCTGGCAACAAGGCGATTGTAGGTGTGAACGCATTTGCTCATGAGTCAGGCATCCATCAGGACGGTATGCTGAAGAATCGTAGCACTTATGAGATCATTACGCCGGAGACGATTGGCGCAAGCTCAAGCAAGCTCGTGCTCGGCAAACATTCAGGCCGCCATGCGTTCAAGGAGAAATTAATTGATCTGGGCTATGAGCTTAACGAGGAGCA
The window above is part of the Paenibacillus lutimineralis genome. Proteins encoded here:
- a CDS encoding Ger(x)C family spore germination protein; its protein translation is MKRYVLVIFLLLVLLNLTGCWGIKEIEDQTVLVGIGMDVANPSNEEKQLAENGNSYPKKNRVTLTFQIIPFEMRQSSGKSDKSSNELYSNIQETGDSMFQMLRKMATRRSKPMMGHHVKVIVISEELAKRIEIDKLLKFVLRDNDIRPSCLVFISNSKASEVLVSNNSGEVPSLELAGLAENGSKANNVLPPKSLTKLDGIINSGQSFILQNLSSSSDEVAVAGASVIKGKNRKWIGSLSIREVLALSWIRGSVKGGVIKTYDKQGNVLTYEIISAKSKVKAKTSGKDISFQVSIRSKGRLIENWDTKEPADKEEFIKEAEGYFKQELMNMMTDTLHTMQDVHQVDVGGFRNHLRIQHPKVWRKVEQDWDSVFSRSDVKFDVDLIIEDTGSSVK
- a CDS encoding 2-isopropylmalate synthase, with amino-acid sequence MRKIYVFDTTLRDGEQSPGVSLTTEEKVEIAIQLQKLGIDRIEAGFAAASPGEIESIRAVSRQVKNATLLSLARCHVKDIDAVVEALRDAEDPCLHLVLATSPIHREHKLHMDKAKILETAASAIRYGRKFFSKVEFSAEDASRTEIDFLCEVTKMAIDAGACVVNLPDTVGFATPEQFGNMFKMIKSSVPGIEKIQLSTHCHDDLGMATANTLAAIANGVDQFEGTINGIGERAGNTCLEEVALALETRSDYYGAKTSLNLSEIYRTSRMVSKLTGMSVPGNKAIVGVNAFAHESGIHQDGMLKNRSTYEIITPETIGASSSKLVLGKHSGRHAFKEKLIDLGYELNEEQLNIAFSKFKVLADRKKNILSEDIRALLDENMAEGPKPLTLDNIQVSYGNKTMPTAAVRIMKENGDMVEEAAVGNGSVDAVYQAIAKATGIIAELEDYTIHSVTHGTDAQGEVHVVLRQGEASASGRGVSTDIIEASAKAYLEAMNRLISRQDREKRREGNIVIY